Proteins encoded together in one Verrucomicrobiia bacterium window:
- a CDS encoding RpiB/LacA/LacB family sugar-phosphate isomerase → DAGYEVEDMGTHSAESTDYAEYAVKVGRAVQQDPNARGILLCRSGEGMEIAANKLKGIRAALVWRPDIAAETRRDNDSNILVLPADFVAEHDMLAIARSFLDTDFSGEERHQRRIDQIKALETE, encoded by the coding sequence GTGACGCCGGTTACGAGGTGGAAGATATGGGTACCCATTCCGCAGAATCCACGGACTACGCAGAATACGCCGTAAAGGTAGGGCGCGCCGTTCAACAAGACCCTAACGCCCGGGGTATCCTTCTTTGCCGCTCAGGGGAGGGAATGGAGATTGCTGCCAATAAGCTAAAGGGGATTAGGGCAGCCCTTGTGTGGCGGCCTGATATTGCCGCAGAGACCCGTCGCGACAATGATTCCAATATCCTCGTGCTTCCGGCGGACTTTGTTGCCGAGCACGATATGCTGGCCATTGCCCGCTCCTTCCTGGATACGGATTTTTCAGGTGAAGAGCGCCATCAGCGTCGGATAGATCAGATCAAGGCACTGGAGACAGAATGA